The following DNA comes from Mycobacterium sp. MS1601.
TCACCCAAGTCGTCGGCGGGGGCGAACAGCGCTCGGGTGTCCAATGCGGTCACCGGCTGCCTGCGCAGCGCGTCGGCCACCACACCCGCCGTCTCGGCCAGGTGCGGTGAACACGTCGCATACAGCACCACCCCGCCCGGCCTGGTCAGTGCGATGGCCGCCGCCAGCAGTTGACGCTGCAGCTTCACCAGCTCAGGCACATCGGACTGGGTGCGCCGCCAGCGCGCTTCCGGGCGGCGACGCAGTGCGCCGAGTCCGGTGCAGGGCGCGTCGACCAGCACCCGGTCGAAGCCAGGCTCCAGGCCCGACTCGCGGCCGTCGACACGCAGAACCTGCACCGGCAGGCCCTCGGTGTTCTGTTCCACCAGCTCCGCACGACGTGGGGCCGGCTCCACCGCTGTCACCGTGGCCGAGTCACCGGCCAGTGCGGCTAGCATCGCGGTCTTGCCACCGGGGCCCGCGCACAGGTCCAGCCATCGGCCGGTATCCGGGCCTTCCAATGGAGCCAGTGTCAATGCCCTGGCCACCAACTGGCTGCCCTCGTCCTGCACCAGCGCCTTCCCGTCGCGCACCGGTGCCAGCGCGCCCGGATCACCCCCGGGCAAGTACGCGGCATACGGCGAGTACCGGCCCACCTCACCGGCGATGGCAGCGGCCAGTTCCTCCGCGGTCAGCACACCCGGGCGTGCCGCCAGGTGCACGGTGGGGCGTTCGTCGTCGCTGCGCAGCAGTGCTTCCAGCTCACCCGCGCGGGCACCGAGCGCGTCGGCGAAAGCCTGTGCAATCCAACGGGGGTGGGCATGGATGAACGCCAGGTTGCCCACCGGGTCGGTGCTGCGGGGCGGCGCCAGTTCGGCCACCCAGGCTGCCTCGTCGCGCCGGGAGATGGTGCGCAGCACTCCGTTGACGAAACCCGCACGCGCGGTGTCGAATTCGATTCCGGCCTGGTCCACGGTGGTGGACAGCGCGGCGTGTGGCTCCACGCGGGTGCGCAGCAGCTGATAGGCACCCAGGCGCAGCAGATCCAGCAGCACAGGGTCGATATCGGCCACCGGCCTGCCCGCCGCGGCGCTGATCACATCGTCCAGCAGCCCCCTGGTGCGGCACGCACCGTAGGTCAGTTCGGTGGCGAAAGCGGCGTCACGGCCGGTGATTCCGCGGTCGCGCAGCAGCGCAGGCAACGCCAGGTTGGCATAGGCATCGCGCTCGGACACCGCGCGTAGCACGTCGAAGGCGGCGCGGCGCGGCGGATCGAGAGGGGTGCGCTGAGGGCGCTTCTGTGGCTGACGGCGCTGGGGCGGACGGTTGTTCATGACGCCCGCACCTGATCATCGAGCCGGGCGCCGCGCGCCCAGTCGGCGGCATTCATCGGTTTCTTGCCCGGCGCCCGTACCGTGCCCAGGGCCACCGGGCACGACCCGGTACCCACCAGCACCCTGCGCTTCTGCACCAGCACCTGTCCCGGTGCCAGGTCGAGGTCGTCGTCCACCGGTTCCACCGGCGCGATGCCCACCCGGATGTCACCGAGCATGGTCCAGGCACCCGGGTTCGGGGTCACCGCGCGGATACGACGTTCCACGACGTGTGCCGGTAGGTCCCAGCGCACCCGGGCACTGTCGACGGTGATCTTGGGCGCCACGCTGATCCCCTCGGCAGGTTGCGGCACCGGCACCAGCACGTCGTCGCCGATCCCGTCGAGCGTCGAGGACAGCAGTACCGCTCCGGACTCGGCCAACCGGGTCAGCAGGTCGCCTGCGGTGTCACCGGCTTTGATGGTCTCGGTGACCATCCCGTACACGGGACCGGAGTCCAGGTCCGGTTCGATCCGGAATGTGGTGGCGCCGGTCACCTCGTCACCCGCGGCGATGGCGGCCTGCACCGGCGCGGCACCGCGCCAGGCAGGCAGCAGTGAGAAGTGCAGGTTGACCCACCCCCTGGGCGGGACTGCCAGCAGCCCGGCGCCGAGGAGGGCGCCATAGGCCACCACCGGACAGCACTCCGGCTCGTAGGTGGCCAGTTCGGCGACGAACTCCGGTGAGTTGGGCCGGGTGGGCCGCAGCACGGTGATGTTGTGATCGGCCGCCAGCTGCGCCACCGGTGACGGGGTGGGTTTGCCGCGGCGTCCCGACACTGCATCGGGACGAGTCAGCACCGCGGCCACCTCGTGCCGCGGCGAGTCGATCAGCCGCTGCAACGCCGGGAGCGCGGGTTCCGGGGTACCGGCGAAGACGAGACGCACCGGGACAGTCTAGAGACCTCGCCGCGCGGCTCCGGTCACCGCGGCGTCTGGTAGTACTCCCGCTGCGACACCCCGGCCCGTCCCGCGACGTACATCCACGGGATGGTGCCGATCAACTTGTTCACCGTCGCGGCGGCATCGTTGTAGTACTGACGGGCGAAGGCCAGCTTGTTCTCGGTGTCGGTGAGATTGTGTTGCAAGTCCAGGAAGTTGGCCGACGACGACAGCTGCGGATAGTTCTGTCCCAGCGCCAGCACCTGGCCCAACGCGGTGTCGAGCTGACGTTCGGCCGCGCTGCGCTGGGCCACCGACGTGCCGTGGGTGGACACCTCGAGCGCGGTGCGGGCCGCGGTGATGTTGTCCAGGACCCTCTTCTCGTGGGTGGCGAAGGTCTGCACGGTGTGCACCAGACTGGGAATCAGCGAAGCCCGCCGGGTGAGTTCGACGTCGATTCCGCCGAGCGCCTCGTCGACGCGGACGTCGGCGGTGCGCAATTTGTTGTAGCCGAGGACGAACACCACCAGCACCGCCACCGCGACGGCTAGCACCACCGCCAGCACCCAGGTCACCATGAACCTCCTCCACCGCCACCGCCACCACCGCCGCCGCCGCCACCGCCGCTGCTGCTGCCTCCGCTGCTGCTCGACGACTGCGCGGCGGTGTAGGCGCTGATGGACGACGACAACGCCGATTCGAAACTGTCGAAACCTCCGCCGGAACCGCCGACCAGAGTCTGGTGCCCGCCGGTGGAGTAGTACCACTGCGGTTGGGGCGCAGGCATTCCGGTGATCGTCTGGTACTTCTGCGCCCAGAGTGTCGCCACCCCGGCGGCCACCGCGTAGGGCATGTAGGCACTGTAGAGATCCTTGCGGGCGCCGAAGTCGAAACGGGCCTCGGCCGAGTCGGTGGACAGCATGCGGTGAAATCCGCCTGCGCGCGACCACAGTTCACGCCCGGCCGGGGTGCGGCGGGTGCCAACGCCGTCGCGCCACGACCGTGCTGTCAGCAGGAAGAACAGGGCGAACGGCACCACCCAGATGGTGCCGGAGAAGCCCCAGCGAAGGGTCGCGCACACCGCCAGGAGCACGGAGACCACGTTGGCCGCCCGCACCCAGAGTTCGCCGCGGCGCTTGACGATCAGCCCGCGGTCCTGCGCCCATTTCTCCACGGCGTCGGTCATCTCGGTCTTGGCCTTCGACAGCTTCTTGCCTGCCGTCTCGGTGCCGTTGGCGCGAAACTCCTGGCCTGGGCGCGTCACCTTCAGCGCCGAACCCACCGCGAGAGTCACCGGGTCCACCGACGCCCAGGCGCCCTGGTCTCCCCGGCCGAGCACCTCCCACTTCTTCTCGCCCACCTGGCGCAGTTCCACCAGCCCGCGCTCGGCGAGGTGGAACAGCGTGGCGGACAGCCCGTTCTTGGGCACCGACTCGGTGCGGATGTACTCGAACTGCACCGGGCCCAGCGACTCCGGCGGGGCGTACTGCAGCGGGAAGCCGGGCTCCTTTTCCACGGTCATCCGGAACATGGCCACGGCCATCACCGCACCTGCGAGGGTCACGGCGGCCACCCACACCAGGTTGGATTCCGATGTGCCGAGGACTCGATCCCAGGTGAACGACCACGGCATCTCGGCGCGCGGCGGGGTGGGCACGTCGACGCCGGCGCGCAGGGTCACCGGGGTACGGGGCTCGAGGTCGGTGGCTTCGACGGTGACCGTGTCCCCTTGGATGTCGAGGCGGGTGCATTCGGCGCCGGTGCCATAACCGACCGCGCACTGGGCGCCAGGCACACGTCCGGGCAGGCTCACCGTGATCCGGGCCCGGTCGATCCTGTTGTTCCAGCCCGGTGGGATGACGTTCCAGTAGAACACCGACGGGGCAGCATCCGGGTCGCCGTCGGCGCCGGCAAAGTCCTTCCCTGCGCCGGTGCTGACGGGATCCAGCACCCCGGCGATGGTGTAGCGGATCTGGAAGACGTGCGGTCCGAGGTCCAGGTACTGGTCCGGGTCGCCGATCTTGGCCACGCGGAACCGTTCGCCGGTCTCCCACAGCATCTGGTACTCGGCGGGTTCGCCGTCGACGGTGATGGAGACGACCTCGGGAGGCTGACGAACGTACGGGCTGTTCTGGTTGGCCACGTCCCAGTAACGGAACAGGCCGTGCCGGCCGCTGGGGAAGTCCGCGGTGATGGTCTCCGTGGCCTCCAGGTTGCCGTCGCGGTTGACGACGTAGTCCCCCCGGTAGTCGATGATCGACACCAGATCCTCGGTGACCTCACCGCCGTTGCCGGAGAACGGTGCGAAGCCCAGCGGCCACAGAACAGCGAATGTGATGAGCCCCAACAGGATCGACCACCTGACCACCCGCCAGATCCGCCCCATGCCTGCCTCCGTCTGCAGTTGCGACTCTCACCCTATGCGCAGGGGGCCGATCTGCACACGATGCGTTGCCAAACTCGCGACGGCGCGTCTGTGGTCACCGGTGTCGCGTGGTTGCCGACACCATGTTGTTAGGTTAACCTACCCAAATTCCAGATCGGAACCTTTTCGTCGAGGTTCGCCGCACTACCGCGATGGGATGTCCCGATTCATGACCCGGCCGGCCCGCGCCCACGCCACCGCACCTGCTGACTCGTCCACCCCGCGCACTGTCGTAACGCTGCTGCGGGCGGCCGTAGCGCTGGTAGCGGTGCTGGTGTCCGGTGCGGCGGTGCTCCTGCGCCGCCGCGGCTGCTCCGTCGACCCGGATGCCGACCTACCGACCGAGAACCCGCCGGTGCCGCCCGAGCGTCCGATCGAGTTCGCTTCGGTCTCAGCTCACTTCGAGTCCACCGCCCGTGCCCGCCGCGATCAGACCGCACTGCGCACCCCGGCCGGGGACATCAGCTATGGACAGTTGCTCGCCGCGGCGCAGGGCTGGGCCCTGCCGACTCCCGGCCGGACGGCGGCCATGGTGGACGCGCCGCTGGATCCCGCCACGGTGGCGGCCATCCTCGGCCTGTTCGCCGCGGGCACCACGGTGGTGACCGTGGACCCGGCCACCCCGCAGAACCGGGTCGACACCATCGCCGCCATCCTCGACGCCAACAACTACGACGTCGTGCGGGTCGATCCCCGCCGGGACAATCCCGTCGGGCTCCCGGGGCCGGTGGCCGTCGGGCTCGACGACGTGACCAGCA
Coding sequences within:
- a CDS encoding RsmB/NOP family class I SAM-dependent RNA methyltransferase, whose amino-acid sequence is MNNRPPQRRQPQKRPQRTPLDPPRRAAFDVLRAVSERDAYANLALPALLRDRGITGRDAAFATELTYGACRTRGLLDDVISAAAGRPVADIDPVLLDLLRLGAYQLLRTRVEPHAALSTTVDQAGIEFDTARAGFVNGVLRTISRRDEAAWVAELAPPRSTDPVGNLAFIHAHPRWIAQAFADALGARAGELEALLRSDDERPTVHLAARPGVLTAEELAAAIAGEVGRYSPYAAYLPGGDPGALAPVRDGKALVQDEGSQLVARALTLAPLEGPDTGRWLDLCAGPGGKTAMLAALAGDSATVTAVEPAPRRAELVEQNTEGLPVQVLRVDGRESGLEPGFDRVLVDAPCTGLGALRRRPEARWRRTQSDVPELVKLQRQLLAAAIALTRPGGVVLYATCSPHLAETAGVVADALRRQPVTALDTRALFAPADDLGDGPHVQLWPHRHGTDAMFAAALRKDL
- a CDS encoding methionyl-tRNA formyltransferase, which translates into the protein MRLVFAGTPEPALPALQRLIDSPRHEVAAVLTRPDAVSGRRGKPTPSPVAQLAADHNITVLRPTRPNSPEFVAELATYEPECCPVVAYGALLGAGLLAVPPRGWVNLHFSLLPAWRGAAPVQAAIAAGDEVTGATTFRIEPDLDSGPVYGMVTETIKAGDTAGDLLTRLAESGAVLLSSTLDGIGDDVLVPVPQPAEGISVAPKITVDSARVRWDLPAHVVERRIRAVTPNPGAWTMLGDIRVGIAPVEPVDDDLDLAPGQVLVQKRRVLVGTGSCPVALGTVRAPGKKPMNAADWARGARLDDQVRAS
- a CDS encoding LemA family protein; this translates as MVTWVLAVVLAVAVAVLVVFVLGYNKLRTADVRVDEALGGIDVELTRRASLIPSLVHTVQTFATHEKRVLDNITAARTALEVSTHGTSVAQRSAAERQLDTALGQVLALGQNYPQLSSSANFLDLQHNLTDTENKLAFARQYYNDAAATVNKLIGTIPWMYVAGRAGVSQREYYQTPR
- a CDS encoding DUF2207 domain-containing protein; protein product: MGRIWRVVRWSILLGLITFAVLWPLGFAPFSGNGGEVTEDLVSIIDYRGDYVVNRDGNLEATETITADFPSGRHGLFRYWDVANQNSPYVRQPPEVVSITVDGEPAEYQMLWETGERFRVAKIGDPDQYLDLGPHVFQIRYTIAGVLDPVSTGAGKDFAGADGDPDAAPSVFYWNVIPPGWNNRIDRARITVSLPGRVPGAQCAVGYGTGAECTRLDIQGDTVTVEATDLEPRTPVTLRAGVDVPTPPRAEMPWSFTWDRVLGTSESNLVWVAAVTLAGAVMAVAMFRMTVEKEPGFPLQYAPPESLGPVQFEYIRTESVPKNGLSATLFHLAERGLVELRQVGEKKWEVLGRGDQGAWASVDPVTLAVGSALKVTRPGQEFRANGTETAGKKLSKAKTEMTDAVEKWAQDRGLIVKRRGELWVRAANVVSVLLAVCATLRWGFSGTIWVVPFALFFLLTARSWRDGVGTRRTPAGRELWSRAGGFHRMLSTDSAEARFDFGARKDLYSAYMPYAVAAGVATLWAQKYQTITGMPAPQPQWYYSTGGHQTLVGGSGGGFDSFESALSSSISAYTAAQSSSSSGGSSSGGGGGGGGGGGGGGGSW